Proteins encoded by one window of Anopheles maculipalpis chromosome 2RL, idAnoMacuDA_375_x, whole genome shotgun sequence:
- the LOC126556293 gene encoding regulator of microtubule dynamics protein 1-like translates to MAESYEEADQLFADCKFRESYELLLSRKHTSTDTEYETLWRLCRVIYSITRELAVDEKKAKELEALVFEGFEYAKQGLALQPNTASAHKYYAIFLAEKSGIEGLKERVLQLSTILRHLRRATELDESDPFGWFVLGRFYHKLAGLAWFQKKMIHTFTTDIPDATYDDALRYFERAESVQPNFFPLNHLMLGDTLIALKQPKKARPYLELAANQAAPRTADDREAQREAKALLRKL, encoded by the exons ATGGCAGAAAGCTATGAGGAAGCCGATCAGCTGTTCGCTGACTGCAAGTTTCGCGAATCATACGAACTGCTGCTGAGCAGGAAGCACACCAGTACG GACACGGAATATGAGACTTTGTGGAGGCTGTGCCGTGTGATTTACTCGATCACACGGGAGCTTGCGGTGGACGAGAAGAAAGCCAAGGAACTGGAAGCACTCGTATTTGAAGGGTTCGAGTACGCAAAGCAAGGACTTGCCCTGCAACCCAACACTGCCTCGGCACACAAATACTACGCGATCTTTCTTGCGGAAAAGTCCGGCATCGAAGGGCTTAAGGAGCGTGTACTGCAGCTCAGCACCATACTGCGCCATCTGCGGAGGGCAACCGAGCTGGACGAAAGTGATCCATTCGGGTGGTTTGTTCTGGGACGCTTCTACCACAAGCTGGCAGGGTTGGCATGGTTTCAGAAGAAGATGATCCACACCTTTACCACCGACATACCGGATGCGACGTACGACGATGCGTTACGGTATTTCGAGCGAGCGGAAAGCGTACAGCCCAACTTTTTCCCACTAAATCATCTGATGCTGGGCGATACGTTGATTGCGCTGAAGCAACCGAAAAAAGCACGTCCATATCTCGAACTAGCTGCCAATCAGGCTGCACCACG TACCGCCGACGATCGCGAAGCGCAAAGGGAAGCAAAAGCACTGCTCAGGAAGCTCTAA
- the LOC126556300 gene encoding regulator of microtubule dynamics protein 1-like, with translation MSAEELKLLDEMFENCEYQDSLDMIEKLTDRDSCEVKWRLARTVFFLSKQSTVSDEKEALCRQAFEHATAALETDGNNFGANKWYGAILSEKAALDGVTERIKQLENVQKHFQRAVSLNGTSDPGIWHMLGQFNYKLSEVNWITRKLINSVAPNPPTASYAEALECFTKAETIKPNFYALNLLYLGKCHLALKQPSEAKAWLERAAAVDVRCEDDRICREEATELLKKL, from the exons ATGTCTGCGGAAGAGTTGAAGCTGTTGGACGAGATGTTCGAGAATTGCGAGTATCAGGACTCGCTGGACATGATCGAGAAGCTGACG GATCGGGATAGTTGTGAAGTGAAGTGGCGTTTGGCAAGGACCGTGTTTTTCCTGTCGAAACAATCCACAGTGAGCGACGAGAAGGAGGCACTCTGTCGGCAAGCGTTTGAGCATGCAACGGCCGCCCTCGAGACGGACGGGAACAATTTCGGTGCTAACAAGTGGTACGGCGCAATCCTCTCCGAAAAAGCTGCCCTCGATGGTGTGACGGAGCGCATCAAGCAGCTGGAAAACGTGCAGAAACACTTCCAGCGTGCGGTCAGTCTGAACGGGACGTCCGATCCGGGCATCTGGCACATGCTGGGCCAGTTCAATTACAAACTGTCCGAGGTGAATTGGATTACGCGCAAGCTTATCAATTCGGTTGCCCCGAACCCACCGACCGCTTCGTACGCGGAGGCACTGGAATGCTTCACCAAGGCCGAAACCATCAAGCCGAACTTTTACGCACTGAACCTGCTGTACCTTGGCAAATGCCATCTGGCGCTGAAGCAACCGAGCGAGGCAAAAGCGTGGCTCGAGCGTGCCGCTGCCGTGGATGTACGGTGCGAGGACGACCGGATCTGCCGCGAAGAGGCCACCGAACTGTTGAAGAAACTGTAG